One genomic segment of Hordeum vulgare subsp. vulgare chromosome 2H, MorexV3_pseudomolecules_assembly, whole genome shotgun sequence includes these proteins:
- the LOC123424779 gene encoding actin cytoskeleton-regulatory complex protein pan1-like — protein MAETAARTPPPAPPPATRTKLSGGLEPLDARIKELTSSQGELLARIQKLKQEVQKWRSNVEAQVKTCHNELVEVKEGLASEVQHLRSDIKEIRSALQEEKAGSKTEQTGQTQEDQVLKTDDEKTEQQTAVKA, from the exons ATGGCGGAGACCGCCGCCCGGACTCCGCCTCCTGCTCCGCCGCCGGCGACTCGTACG AAGCTGTCGGGCGGGCTCGAGCCGCTGGACGCGCGCATCAAG GAGCTGACCTCGTCGCAGGGAGAGCTGCTGGCCAGGATCCAGAAGCTCAAACAG GAGGTGCAGAAGTGGCGCTCCAATGTCGAGGCGCAGGTCAAGACCTGCCACAAC GAGCTTGTGGAGGTGAAGGAGGGACTTGCTTCTGAAGTGCAGCACCTGAGATCC GACATCAAAGAGATCAGGTCTGCCCTCCAGGAAGAGAAGGCGGGCTCGAAAACGGAGCAAACAGGGCAGACACAAGAAGACCAAGTACTCAAGACTGATGATGAAAAGACGGAACAACAAACTGCGGTGAAAGCATGA